GAAGAAGTCTTGATCAGTTACTTTAAAATTATCGACTTCCGTGTAGATAGGTCTTTTATCCTTATCATAGTACCCTACATGAAAACGGCAATGTTTTAAATGTTTTAAGAAGTCATTTTGACTCGCCAAATCCATCTCGCCTTTTGCGTCATCCTGCATAGCTTTCATCACAATGGAAGAAGATAACATACGTGCCTGGTACATCATTTCAAATTTTATGGCATTTTGCATAGAAACACGGTTATTTTCAAAGAAAAGGTACCCTATGATCGCAAGTAATATGAAGACCGATATCAGATAGACAGCTAAAAAACTAAAAAGTGATTTACGCTCATACGATGTTAAAACGATAACCTTCTCCTTTAATGTTCTCAAAATACTCTTTATCGAACATCTTTCTCAGATTTTTAATATACGTACGGATCGTCGCATGCGCAGGAATATTTTCATCGTCCCATACATTTTCTATGATCTCATCGCAAGAGATGATCTTCCCTATATTACGGATAAAGTACTCAAGTACCTGTGATTCTTTCTGCCTCATCTCGATCACTCTGTCTTTTAGAAAAATTTGATGTGCTTTAGGAATGAACCTCATACCGTCAAACTCAATCTCTTCTTGTAAACGGTAAAGCCTGACTATATGTTCTATCCGGGCATTTAATTCCTCAAGTTCAAAAGGCTTTTTCAGGTAATCATCTGCGCCCAGGTCAAAACCTTTTTTGAGATCCTCTACCCCTGCAAGTGAGGTGATATATATCGCCGGTGTGGTGTTACCGATCTCACGTAAGTATGAAAGTATCTCGAAACCATCAATGTTAGGTACATTCACATCTAAAAGCATCATATCATACGAACCGGAACCTATCGCATCGAGGGCTTTTTCACCATCAAAAAAACTCTCTACTTTATACCCTTTTTCTATAAGAAACTCCTCCATGATCTCCTGCAGTATCACATCATCTTCAAGCAGTAATATATTCATCCCCAACCTTCTTTAAATTCAATGATATATTTTAACATACTCTATGTGTAGAAGAGTACACATAGGATTTATGCTATAATCCCGCATCACAATGACCAACACTTCACTACAGGGAGCCCCACACCATGCGAGGAATTAAAAGATCAGTACTCTGTGTACTCATCACTTTGCTTTTATTTTCCGGATGTACACAGGTCGTAACAATACCTGTCTCTGTTGCAGGCTCTGTCGTAGGTGCGACTGTAGATGTAGCGGGTTCAGCGGTCAATGCAGTCACAGACTCGAACGACGACGAAGCGTGTGAAGATTAATACCTCTGTGCATTCTTAAATTCAGAAATTTCACTTTCAACCATCTCATCTATCATTCTTACATAGAGATCATTGATAAGGTTAGGAGACAATCCAAGTGAAATTGCTTGTTCTCTTACATGGGCGATCACATCTGCGATCCTATCCTCTGCTTTGACCTCATCTACACTGGTTTTAAAATGTGCTATCTGTTTAATATACTCATTGCGTTTAGCGATCAGTTCTACGATCTCTCGATCTACACTATCGATCTCATTTCTCGCTTCTTCAAGTGTGTTACACTTTTTAATATCCATATTCTATCCTTACATTAGTATCGCTATCATTTCGGTATTATAACCTAATAATATCCAAAGTAATATTTTAGCTATAATGATAAAATGAAGAATAAAAAATATCTCTTATTTGTTTTGTTAAGTGCCACACTTTTAAGTGCTGCAGGAAATGAGAATAATGCAACAAAAGGAAAAGAGTGGATTTTTTTACCTTATGCCTTTTCGAGTGACGCTACTGGATTTGCAGGAGGTGTCAGTGCTATGAAAAGAGCTTTATTCCAACCCCAAACCACATTTATCGCTACTCTTTTTACCGGTCTACCGCAAGACATTACCATCAATAATCAGCCCGAAGAAGCAACCTTTTCCGGAGGGTTCATCTCTTTTTTAGACTATAAACTTCCTTACACAGACCGGTTCTTTTTCTCCTTCATGGGTTTAAAAAGCTATTTTCCGAAAAACCGTTACTATATAGACGGTTCACATACATCCGATAAAGAGGATGCCTACATCAGTTCGGGTGATTCTGACTTCTTCACCACTACCTTCAGATACACCCTTCCCATAGGAGAAGGTGTAGACAATCCCGCAGGCCTCTACAAACTTGAAGGTGGTTTTTGTGTAGGCAGAGAGGAGTGCGGAGGCGGTGTACCTTTCGTAAGTGGTAGAACTTCTATAGGGATCAAGACATTTTTCCAGACAGACAATACGGACAACACAGAGAGGTGGCAAGATTCGATTTGGTGGAAAAACGGGACATCTCTACCCACATGGAATACCAATGGACTGCGATTTTTTCTTATGCATGATAATACAGATTTTGATATTAACCCCGCTAGAGGCTACCAGTTCCAACTGCAATACTCAAAAGATTTCGGCTGGGGGGATTCTCTTCAGAGTTGGGATTTTTTAGAATTTGCATACAATCATTACTTTGAACTGGAAACATTTTCATTTACCCAACAAAATGTGCTGGCTTTAAGTCTATGGACAGGGTACTCATTTTCATGGGATAATGACACAGAGATCTCTCCCGGATTTGATGCACATCGTCCCCCTATGTGGGAAGGTGCCAGACTGGGCGGTTTCAACAGGATGAGAGGCTATGATCAGGATCGTTTTTCAGACAAAGCAGCCTTTTACGCTGCTGCAGAGTACAGAGCCATCATCGACTACAATCCTCTGAAGGACATCTCATGGATACCGGCAAAAGTAGATTGGTTCCAGATCGTTCTGTTTGCAGAGGCCGGAAGGGTACATGATCAATACACGCTTGATCTTGTCAATGATATGAAATATGATGCAGGTATCAGCCTACGGGCCATGGTATCAGAATTACCGATACGGTTTGATGTGGCAACAAGCGAAGAAGGTACCTATCTGTGGCTGATGGCACGGCATCCATTTGACTTTTAAACTTCATTGTCTTAATCACACGAAGTGTACCATGTCTCTGTGAACGACCTTGTAAGCGAAGCGATTCGAGAATAGAGACGATTTTTGCTTCGTTTTTCTAAAAAATGAAGAGGAAAACAAGACCATAGTTCAAATTGAAGGGATATTAAAAAAAATGTTATAGATTTGATAGATTGGGATATATGTTCCCACGCAAAGCATGGGAACAAGAAAAAGCCCCTTATGGATCGTATGGCTTATGGAAGCAGAGCCTTACTCTACTTCAGCATCGATGACATCGTCATCGTCTGCTTTTTTTGCTTCCGGGTTTGCACCGCCTTGTTGTTCTTTAGCATACATCGCTTCCGCTAGCTTATGGCTTTTTTCAGTCAATGCTTTTACTTTTTCATCTATCTGCTCTTTGGTTGCAGAGTCATCTTTAATGACAGCTTCAAGCTCTTCGATAGCCGATTCAATACTCGCTTTTTCTGTCGCATCGAAGTTTTCACCTAGATCACTCAATGACTTTTTCGTCTGGTGCACCAATGCATCTGCCTGGTTTCTTGCTTCAACAACTGCTTTTCTTTTCTCATCATCAGCTTTGTGCGCTTCAGCATCTTGAACCATTTTTTCGATCTCTTCATCTGAAAGTCCTGACGAACCAGTGATCTTGATCTCTTGAGATTTACCCGTACCTTTATCTTGTGCAGATACAGTCAAGATACCATTCGCATCGATATCAAATGTTACTTCGATCTGAGGTACACCTCTTGGAGCTGCCGGAATATCTCTAAGTTCGAACATACCAAGTGATTTGTTGTCTTTAGAGAACTCTCTTTCACCTTGAAGTACATGGATGCTTACCGCTGGCTGGTTATCTTCCGCTGTTGAGAACACTTGTGACTTCTTCGCTGGGATCGTTGTTCCTTTTTCGATCACTTTCGTTGTCACGCCACCTAGTGTCTCGATACCAAGAGAAAGTGGTGTAACATCAAGAAGTAGTACATCTTTCACATCACCTGCAAGTACCCCACCCTGGATAGCTGCACCAAGCGCAACCACTTCATCCGGGTTCACGGATTTGTTAAGGTCTTTACCAAAGAATTTTTTCATCTCCTCTTGTACCAAAGGAACTCTTGTAGAACCACCGACCATGACGATCTCGTTGATATCTGACTTACTAAGACCTGCATCTTTCAATACACTTTCCACAGTCTTGATCGTGCCTGCGACCAGGTCACCGATAAGCGACTCAAATTTTGCTCTAGTGATCTTTGTTACCAAGTGTTTTGGTCCTGATGCATCCGCTGTAATGAACGGAAGGTTTATTTCCGTTTCAGTGGATGAAGAGAGCTCTTTTTTTGCTGTTTCAGCTGCATCTTTAACTCTTTGAAGCGCCATCACATCCGCTTTCACATCGATACCAGTGTCTGATTTAAATTGCTCAGCGACATAATCGATGATCTTGTTATCAAAGTCATCACCACCGAGGAATGCATCTCCGCCTGTTGCCATAACTTCAACCACACCGTCACCCGTCTCAAGTGCAGTTACGTCAAATGTACCACCACCTAGGTCGTAAACCACGATCTGCTCTGATTCTTTTTTATCAAGACCATAAGCCAATGCAGCTGATGTCGGTTCGTTGATGATACGAAGTACATTGAGTCCTGCGATCGTTCCGGCTTCTTTTGTTGCTTTTCTTTGTGCATCATTGAAGTATGCCGGTACTGTAATAACTGCATCTGTTACCGTCTCACCAAGATATGCTTCTGCATCCTCTTTCATTTTCATCAATACTTTTGCAGAGATCTCTTGCGGTGTATATGTTTTACCTGCCACTTCGATCGCACATGCACCAGATCTGTCTATGATATGGTAAGGAAGCTTCTCTTGTGCTTCTTTAGCCTTATCTTCACTCATCATCAGACCCATAATTCTTTTAATAGAGTAGATCGTTTTCTCAGGGTTTGTGATCGCCTGTCTTTTAGCAGACTCACCTACAAGTACTTCACCTTTATCGGTAAATGCTACGATAGAAGGTGTCGTATTTTTACCCTCTTTGTTTGCAATGATCTTTGCTTCACCGTTATCATACACTGCCATAGCAGAGTTTGTTGTCCCTAAATCTATTCCTAATACTTTTGCCATATTAAATCCTTGCTTATTCTATATTTATTTTTTATTTACAGGTTGAAACCATCGCTGGTCTCAGTACACGGTCTTTGATCGTATACCCTTTTTGCATCACTTGAACGATATCACCGGTTTCATGTGCATCACTTTCCACTTGCATGATCGCTTGATGTACTTCAGGATCAAATTCACCCTCACAGGACACCTCTTTGATATGATTTTTTTCTAAAATCTTTTTAAGTTGTTCATGCGTAAGGTTCACACCTTCTTTCATCTTTTCAAGTACTTCTGAAGCATTCTCTTCATCTGCACTTTCCATAGATGCCAATGCGTTTTCAAAAGAGTCCATGACTGCCAGAATGTCCTTTGCAAAACTTTCATTTGCATAGGAGACAGCATTCATTTTATCTTTCTCTAGACGTTTTTTAGTGTTTTCAAAGTCAGCATGGGCTCTGAGATATTTATCTTTATAGTCGGCAGCTTCTGCAAGCGCAGCTTCCAGAGGATCAACTTCCGCAGTCTCCTCTACTTCCGTTTGCCCTTCGACCTCTTCAGCCTGAGACTCTTCAAGATTTTCATTCTCTTGACTCATATAGAGACCTCCTTGTGTTCTAAATATTGCATCTTCATATTTAATGCTTGCGGCAATTATACAACATTGAGTGTACCTTTGTCAAGTACTAGTTGAGTTGATATGACTAAACTTAGTAAAAAGTGCCAAAATGTCTATTTGTAGGTTAACACATTGATGTGTAACTTGCGTGTAAAATAAGAATGTTTGGAGAATTGAATGGAAAAAGTTATGTATATAATAGGTGTGTAGAACTTATCAGCCCAAAAGCTGATAAGAGATGTGAAGATATTAGTTTCTAATACCAAGATCTGCTTTGATCGTGTTCCATCTAGCAAGATCTGTATTTTTAAGATATCTCATAAGTCTTCTTCTTTGACCTACCAGTTTAAGTAGTCCAAGTCTTGAAGAGTGATCTTTTTTATTTGTCTTAAGGTGCTCAGTCAAATATTTAATTCTCTCTGTAATAAGAGCTACTTGTACTTCTGTTGAACCTGTATCGCCGTTTCCTCTAGCATATTTAGCAATAATGTCTGCTTTTTTCGCCTGATCTAAAGCCATAATGACCTCCTGATTGGTATTTAATTTCCAAAATTCTATTTGGGAACGCAATCATAGCATAATAAGCTTAGACGAATATTGAGAGATACTATGCGTACATTAATGTTATTTTTTAATGTTAATTAGAGTAAAATACTCCTAATTATGAAAAAGGTTTTATTATGCTATTGACCCGTGCAAGTGAATATGCTCTACTTTCTTTGGATGCTATACGAAAATCTGACACGCCTATCGGTGCAGAACAGTTGGCCAATGAACTGTGTATCCCTAAAAGTTTTCTTGCAAAGATTTTACAAAGTCTCGCAAAAAAAGGTATCCTTGAATCACGTAAAGGTGCGCATGGTGGATTTATCTTGGCTAAAGACGTGAATGAGATCAGTGTGAATGATATCATTTTTGCTGCTGAAGGTAAATCGCCTGCTGTGTTTGACTGTACCAGCTATACAAGTACCTGTCCAAACGGGACTATAGGAAGTTGTGCTATTTCACCTTTTCTGATCAATTTCCAAACGAAGATAGATGACTTTTTAAATGGTTTGACCCTGGGCGACATACTTTAAGCCACGCTGATCACTTTTCTTCAGGGTCTACTCTATAGACCTACAAGTACTTCATTGTATAATACACTCATATTTAAACCTCAAAAAGGCATATTTTAATGAAACAACATGTTTACCACCTCTCCCATATTGATCTCGATGGCTATGGATGTCAATATCTCTCAGAACAATGTTTCGACACTATCGACTGCTATAATGCGAACTATGGTCCGGAAGTCACAGCAAGACTGGCGGAGATCGTGAAAAAGATCGAACAGGATAAATTTCTACACGGAGATGAGATCGAAGCACTCATTCTTATCACTGACCTCAATCTTACCACCAAAGAGGGTAACTGGATAGAAAACGAAGCTGTACGTATCGGTGCGAAGCTTCAACTGCTTGATCACCATGCTACAGGTGCAAGTACTGCAGAACGCTTTGCCTGGTATACACTTGACACGACACGTTGTGCTACGCTTATTACCTACGACTGGCTGCGACAACATTATCACTTTGATAAGCACAGTCACTTGGCCACCATCGTAAAAGCGATCAATGCCATCGATATTTGGCTCAGTGATGATACGCTGTTCGAATATGGAAAAGTCATGCTTGGTATGATCTCCGGGGCAAGAGAGGTCAACCGTATTTTATTTCCCGCAGAGGACAGGACCTTTAAACTCTCTCTTATAGAAGCGGCAAAACAAAGGGTCGATAGTCAAGATGCCCCGATACAATTGGATGATGATCTGCATCAGATCAAAAAATCTTTTTTCAGACAGGGTGAAAACAACACCAAAGACAACCTGGTTGCCTCTTATGTCACAGACCTGCTTACCAAAGACAAACAACGCCTTACCATCCACTACAAAGGCTACAAGGGTATACTTGGCTACAATGTAGGCAATACCTCCATCATAGGAAATGCCTGTATGGTAGCAAATGATGACTATGACTTCTATATGGATGTGAACTTCAGGGGACACTTTTCACTCAGAAGTAACAATAAACTGGATGTTTCTGCCATGGCCGCCCACATTGGAAATGGTGGAGGACACCCCAATGCAAGCGGCGGAAAGATAGACGGGTACAAAGATTCTTTTGTCTATGCCGATGTACGTAAATTTGTGCAGGAGTATATCGATAAGAAATGCGAATAGACTGAAGAACTTCAATCTGAATCAGTACTGTCAGTGGGACTGTATCTTAGATGATCTTCATGTTGCAGCAGCAGGTGCATATATTGGGCAAAGTAAAATGATGCAGCATATGCCAGAAATGAAAACAATGATCGATACAGAACTTAAAAAATGGATGAGAGTAAGAAAAAATAGCACAGGAACACCCCTTGGGTCTAAACCGACGAACGGGAGTTAAACATTATGAACAATGGTTAACTCTGGAATGAATTTATTTTACTTTGAGTATAATACTATACACTGAGATCATCAAAAAAAGGCATGCATGTTAAGAGAGATCATATCCTATAAATACTTTCGAAAATATTTTTATACGCATCAAGTCATTTCAGTTATCATCCTCTTTTTCTCTATATTCATTGCCATATTTATTTGGTCTTTATCAAAAGACTACTATGACAATCTGATACAAGAACATTTTGAAAGCCATGTACATGAGACGTTAAGCAGCATCGAAAAACAAATATCCAGTTATGAGCACGCTTTACAGGGCGGTATCGCACTCTTTCATTCAAATAACACTATTAACCGAGGAGAATGGCATCGTTATATAAAAGCACTCCAACCGGAAAAAAATTATCCCGGTGTTCAAGGAATCGGATTTTCACTGATGCTAAAACCTGAAGAGGTTACCCCACTCATAAAAAAGATACGTACCCACGACTATCCGACTTTTACGCTTACCCCTGCAGGGGAACGAGAACAATATAGTACTATTCTCTATCTCGAGCCGATGGACAAACGTAATCTTCAGGCAATCGGATACGATATGTTTTCCAATCCTACCCGCAGAGAAGCAATGGAAAGAGCAAGAGACACAGGTCTTCCATCTGTTTCAGGAAAGGTCACACTGGTTCAGGAGATCGATTCGGATATTCAATCCGGGTTTCTCATGTATCTACCATTATACAAGACCATAAAAAAACCGAAAACGGTACAAGCACGACGCGATTCACTCCTTGGTTTTGTCTACAGCCCTTTTCGGATGAACGATCTTATAAATGTCCTTATTAAAGACTCCTCAATGCTCAATTTTGAAATCTACGATAATGAAGAACCTCATAAAGGACACCTGCTCTATAGTTCCCTTACGTCATCTTCTTATACTCCTCAACATCACAGTAAAGAAATCTTTCAAATAGGTGGAAGAGAATGGTCTATCCACTTTTCAAGTACACGTGAATTTGATACAAATATAGACAACAGCTATCCCCTGTTTTTAACAATAGGAGGCTTACTGGTTTACTTCTCTCTGCTGTTCATTACCATAGCACTATTTTATAACCGGGAAAAACTGAAAGAGAAGAGTAAAGAACTTGAATCAAGCAGTGCATGGCTCAACACACTGATCCAATCCTCAATCGATGGTATTCATTTGATGGATAGAGATGGTAAACTCGTCGAATTCAGTCCCTCTTTTCTAAAGATGCTTGGCTACACTAAAGAGGAAGCGCGTCATCTGAACATACAGAATTGGGATGCAAAATTCTCAAAAGAAGTGATTTATCAACGCTTACATTCTATATCCGATACACCTATAACTATCGAAACGATTCATCGCCGTAAAGATGGTACGCTGCTTGATGTTGAGATCACAACAAAATCGATCATATTGGGTGGAGAACACTATATCTATGCCTCATCCAGAGATATTACCAAACGTAAAAAAAATGAACATGAGTTAAAAAAACTTTCACAAGCCCTTGAACAAAGCCCCAATACCGTAGTGATCACTGACTTAAAAGGGAATATTGAATATGTCAATACCGCTTTTACCACAATTACCGGATATAAATTTGAAGAGGCCATCGGGAAAAATGCGCGTCTTCTCCAATCAGGTAAAACACCTCTCAGTGCCTATAATGCCATGTGGTTACAATTGAACAAAGGAAAGAATTGGGTTGGTGAATTTATAAATCGACGCAAAGACCAAACAGAATATATCGAATCGATCAAAGCTTCCCCAATCGTGAATTCTGATGGGGTCATAACCAATTTTATGGCGATTAAAGAAGATATTACTGAACAAAAGAGGAATGAAGCGCGCATACATCACCTTGCTAATTTTGATGCACTTACCGCACTTCCAAACAGAAATAAACTAAAAGAACAAACCAAATATGCTATTAGCATTGCCAAACGGCAACATGGAAAGGTGGGGCTTCTCTTCCTTGATATTGATCACTTTAAAAACATCAATGATACCCTTGGTCATACTATCGGAGATGCTTTACTCGTTACACTGGCCAAACGTTTTCTTTTAGCCATTCGTGAGGAGGATATCGTATCACGTCTGGGAGGAGATGAATTTATCTTTATGCTACCCAACACGAATGAAAAAGGCATTGCTTCTGTTGCAAGAAAAATATTGGATCTTGTTTCCAAACCTGTTGTCATTAAAAAAAATGAGCTCATTGTTACCGCTTCTGTAGGTATAGCCATCTATCCAAATGATGGTACTGATTATGAAACCCTATCCAAGAATGCTGATATTGCTATGTACCGTGCGAAGCATGAAGGTCGAAACAATTACTGTTTCTTTACTGAAGCAATGCAGGAACACTCAGCACGTAATTTAGAATTGATCAATGCATTACACCATGCACTCGAACGAAATGAATTATCTCTAGTCTATCAACCCCAAATCTCATTAAAGCATAATCGCATTATCGGAGTAGAAGCTTTATTGCGATGGGATCATCCAGAATATGGAAATATTGTACCTAGTGAATTTATTACACTTGCAGAAGATAGTGGATTGATTTTGCCAATTGGAGAATGGGTGCTACGTACTGCGTTGAAGCAGGCAAAAAGTTGGATAGACCATGGTCTGTCTCCGATGACTATCGCTGTTAATTTATCGGCCGTACAATTCCGCCATAATCGTTTAACAGCTTTGATCACAAGTATACTTGACGACATTGGTTTACCACCAAAGTATTTGGAACTTGAATTAACTGAAGCCGTTACTATGAGTGACCCTGAAAGTGCCTATAAGGTGATAGACAATCTACATGCATGTGGTATCAATATGTCAATTGATGATTTTGGAACAGGTTATTCCAGTTTGAATTATCTTAAAAAATTCAAAGTTTCTAAACTTAAAATTGACCAGTCATTTATTCATGATATCCATAGAGAAAAGGAAGACAGAGCTATCGTAAATGCTATTATCAGTATGGCGCACAGTCTTGGCCTGAAGACAATTGCCGAAGGAGTAGAAACAGCTGAGCAACTCCATTATCTTCAGGAACAAGGATGTGATGAGATACAAGGATATTACTATAGCGAACCACTATCGGCTGAAGCATTGGAACTGTTTGTTAAGAATAACATAAAATCAAACTTCATGCAATATGACCATGCTGTCTAAAATTGATTGAAATATAAAATCATGGAACTATGTACAGCTCTTTTTTTAATCATATCTTCACTCTCGCTTCCAGTGCACGTGAGAGTGACATCACGTCTATATTATCCAATTCTACACCGGTAGGTACACCTTGAGCAATCTTCGTAAAATTTATCTCAAGCCCTTTTAGCTTATCTTCTATGTAAAGTATCATCGTATCTGTAGCAATGCTCGGAGGAAAAGCAAAGATGATCTCATCTACACCTCCAACTGCATAAAACAGATGTGCATCATCTAGATCATGTACCTCAGTCACCACATAATATACACCATCGAACTGTCTGCTCTCTTCTATGGTCAAAATGTCTTTGGCACTTTGCACAATACAGAGCTTTGTATTGTCACGATAAGGGTCAGAACAGATCGTACAAAGCTCATCTTCACTCATATTGTGGCACTTGCTGCATTTTTGGATCGTATTGACACCCGTTTCCAGGGCATGTGCCAGTTTCATCGCAGAAAATCCGTCTTCCATGACTGCATGATAGGCTAAACGGATCGCTGTTTTTTTACCGATGGAAGGCAAAGAACCAAATGCCTCCACCAGGTTTTCAAAGGCTTCTATCTTGTAGTGTTTCATTCGCACGCCGCCTTCATGGCTACACTTTGTTGCGAACACTTCGGTTCAAAAGCTAAAATCATGAAACTATTCATCATTTCTTAATGTTTCTCATAATCTACAACTTTAGAGTATTCCACTACAGTTTTGATAAAGTCGACCACTTTGAGATGTTCAGGATGCATCGCATAGGCATCCAACCCTTCTTTGCTTTCAAATACTGTAATGATACTCAGGTCCATAGCGCGTTCTTCC
The sequence above is drawn from the Sulfurovum sp. TSL1 genome and encodes:
- a CDS encoding Rrf2 family transcriptional regulator; this encodes MLLTRASEYALLSLDAIRKSDTPIGAEQLANELCIPKSFLAKILQSLAKKGILESRKGAHGGFILAKDVNEISVNDIIFAAEGKSPAVFDCTSYTSTCPNGTIGSCAISPFLINFQTKIDDFLNGLTLGDIL
- a CDS encoding EAL domain-containing protein — protein: MLREIISYKYFRKYFYTHQVISVIILFFSIFIAIFIWSLSKDYYDNLIQEHFESHVHETLSSIEKQISSYEHALQGGIALFHSNNTINRGEWHRYIKALQPEKNYPGVQGIGFSLMLKPEEVTPLIKKIRTHDYPTFTLTPAGEREQYSTILYLEPMDKRNLQAIGYDMFSNPTRREAMERARDTGLPSVSGKVTLVQEIDSDIQSGFLMYLPLYKTIKKPKTVQARRDSLLGFVYSPFRMNDLINVLIKDSSMLNFEIYDNEEPHKGHLLYSSLTSSSYTPQHHSKEIFQIGGREWSIHFSSTREFDTNIDNSYPLFLTIGGLLVYFSLLFITIALFYNREKLKEKSKELESSSAWLNTLIQSSIDGIHLMDRDGKLVEFSPSFLKMLGYTKEEARHLNIQNWDAKFSKEVIYQRLHSISDTPITIETIHRRKDGTLLDVEITTKSIILGGEHYIYASSRDITKRKKNEHELKKLSQALEQSPNTVVITDLKGNIEYVNTAFTTITGYKFEEAIGKNARLLQSGKTPLSAYNAMWLQLNKGKNWVGEFINRRKDQTEYIESIKASPIVNSDGVITNFMAIKEDITEQKRNEARIHHLANFDALTALPNRNKLKEQTKYAISIAKRQHGKVGLLFLDIDHFKNINDTLGHTIGDALLVTLAKRFLLAIREEDIVSRLGGDEFIFMLPNTNEKGIASVARKILDLVSKPVVIKKNELIVTASVGIAIYPNDGTDYETLSKNADIAMYRAKHEGRNNYCFFTEAMQEHSARNLELINALHHALERNELSLVYQPQISLKHNRIIGVEALLRWDHPEYGNIVPSEFITLAEDSGLILPIGEWVLRTALKQAKSWIDHGLSPMTIAVNLSAVQFRHNRLTALITSILDDIGLPPKYLELELTEAVTMSDPESAYKVIDNLHACGINMSIDDFGTGYSSLNYLKKFKVSKLKIDQSFIHDIHREKEDRAIVNAIISMAHSLGLKTIAEGVETAEQLHYLQEQGCDEIQGYYYSEPLSAEALELFVKNNIKSNFMQYDHAV
- the grpE gene encoding nucleotide exchange factor GrpE codes for the protein MSQENENLEESQAEEVEGQTEVEETAEVDPLEAALAEAADYKDKYLRAHADFENTKKRLEKDKMNAVSYANESFAKDILAVMDSFENALASMESADEENASEVLEKMKEGVNLTHEQLKKILEKNHIKEVSCEGEFDPEVHQAIMQVESDAHETGDIVQVMQKGYTIKDRVLRPAMVSTCK
- a CDS encoding Dabb family protein — translated: MVVHIVTFKFKEENKKANIIQAKQMLENLMGAVPTLRSIDVGVNFSTEERAMDLSIITVFESKEGLDAYAMHPEHLKVVDFIKTVVEYSKVVDYEKH
- the rpsO gene encoding 30S ribosomal protein S15, with translation MALDQAKKADIIAKYARGNGDTGSTEVQVALITERIKYLTEHLKTNKKDHSSRLGLLKLVGQRRRLMRYLKNTDLARWNTIKADLGIRN
- a CDS encoding DUF6726 family protein; its protein translation is MRGIKRSVLCVLITLLLFSGCTQVVTIPVSVAGSVVGATVDVAGSAVNAVTDSNDDEACED
- a CDS encoding chorismate mutase, translated to MDIKKCNTLEEARNEIDSVDREIVELIAKRNEYIKQIAHFKTSVDEVKAEDRIADVIAHVREQAISLGLSPNLINDLYVRMIDEMVESEISEFKNAQRY
- a CDS encoding response regulator transcription factor, which translates into the protein MNILLLEDDVILQEIMEEFLIEKGYKVESFFDGEKALDAIGSGSYDMMLLDVNVPNIDGFEILSYLREIGNTTPAIYITSLAGVEDLKKGFDLGADDYLKKPFELEELNARIEHIVRLYRLQEEIEFDGMRFIPKAHQIFLKDRVIEMRQKESQVLEYFIRNIGKIISCDEIIENVWDDENIPAHATIRTYIKNLRKMFDKEYFENIKGEGYRFNIV
- the dnaK gene encoding molecular chaperone DnaK — encoded protein: MAKVLGIDLGTTNSAMAVYDNGEAKIIANKEGKNTTPSIVAFTDKGEVLVGESAKRQAITNPEKTIYSIKRIMGLMMSEDKAKEAQEKLPYHIIDRSGACAIEVAGKTYTPQEISAKVLMKMKEDAEAYLGETVTDAVITVPAYFNDAQRKATKEAGTIAGLNVLRIINEPTSAALAYGLDKKESEQIVVYDLGGGTFDVTALETGDGVVEVMATGGDAFLGGDDFDNKIIDYVAEQFKSDTGIDVKADVMALQRVKDAAETAKKELSSSTETEINLPFITADASGPKHLVTKITRAKFESLIGDLVAGTIKTVESVLKDAGLSKSDINEIVMVGGSTRVPLVQEEMKKFFGKDLNKSVNPDEVVALGAAIQGGVLAGDVKDVLLLDVTPLSLGIETLGGVTTKVIEKGTTIPAKKSQVFSTAEDNQPAVSIHVLQGEREFSKDNKSLGMFELRDIPAAPRGVPQIEVTFDIDANGILTVSAQDKGTGKSQEIKITGSSGLSDEEIEKMVQDAEAHKADDEKRKAVVEARNQADALVHQTKKSLSDLGENFDATEKASIESAIEELEAVIKDDSATKEQIDEKVKALTEKSHKLAEAMYAKEQQGGANPEAKKADDDDVIDAEVE
- a CDS encoding DHH family phosphoesterase, which translates into the protein MKQHVYHLSHIDLDGYGCQYLSEQCFDTIDCYNANYGPEVTARLAEIVKKIEQDKFLHGDEIEALILITDLNLTTKEGNWIENEAVRIGAKLQLLDHHATGASTAERFAWYTLDTTRCATLITYDWLRQHYHFDKHSHLATIVKAINAIDIWLSDDTLFEYGKVMLGMISGAREVNRILFPAEDRTFKLSLIEAAKQRVDSQDAPIQLDDDLHQIKKSFFRQGENNTKDNLVASYVTDLLTKDKQRLTIHYKGYKGILGYNVGNTSIIGNACMVANDDYDFYMDVNFRGHFSLRSNNKLDVSAMAAHIGNGGGHPNASGGKIDGYKDSFVYADVRKFVQEYIDKKCE
- the recR gene encoding recombination mediator RecR, with the translated sequence MKHYKIEAFENLVEAFGSLPSIGKKTAIRLAYHAVMEDGFSAMKLAHALETGVNTIQKCSKCHNMSEDELCTICSDPYRDNTKLCIVQSAKDILTIEESRQFDGVYYVVTEVHDLDDAHLFYAVGGVDEIIFAFPPSIATDTMILYIEDKLKGLEINFTKIAQGVPTGVELDNIDVMSLSRALEARVKI